The Spirosoma foliorum genome has a window encoding:
- a CDS encoding DUF58 domain-containing protein, translating into MKAIRSLFIATRLWFGLIALVLLFVAAYAFPILFSLVKVAFAVFMAMIGLDFWLLFFSKSQPAGLAFFARREVPERLSNGDENPLTIYLENRYSFRTDVELIDEIPFQFQRRNVLFRARLNPRENQAIRYELRPTRRGEYNFGAVNVFVLSPLGLLKRRYQFEQGKMVAVYPSFLQMRQFELLAATNRLNEVGVKRIRRIGHSMEFEQVRPYSTGDDVRTINWKATSRRSDSQGASLMINAFQDERSQPIYCLIDKGRVMQSPFDGLTLLDYAINASLVLSNIALIKQDRAGVLTFSDHIGQLLPAERRTGQMLKILELLYRQKTRFLETDYESLYAGVRAHIRQRSLLLLFTNFETMSGMQRQLPYLRRLAKDHLLLVIFFENTELRALIDKPATDTEHIYMKTIGEKFSFEKRQIVKELGQYGIQTILTAPQNLTANTVNKYLELKSRGMI; encoded by the coding sequence ATGAAGGCTATCCGTTCTCTTTTTATTGCTACACGCTTGTGGTTCGGCTTAATTGCGCTTGTGTTGTTGTTTGTGGCTGCCTACGCTTTTCCAATCCTGTTTTCGCTGGTGAAAGTAGCCTTTGCTGTTTTTATGGCGATGATTGGGCTGGACTTCTGGTTACTCTTTTTTAGCAAGAGTCAACCGGCCGGGTTAGCTTTCTTTGCCCGTCGCGAAGTGCCCGAACGCTTGTCGAACGGCGACGAAAATCCGCTTACAATCTACCTCGAAAACCGATACTCATTCCGAACCGATGTAGAGCTTATCGATGAAATCCCGTTTCAGTTTCAACGGCGTAATGTACTCTTCCGAGCCCGCTTGAACCCGCGCGAAAACCAGGCAATTCGCTATGAACTTCGCCCCACACGCCGGGGTGAATACAATTTCGGAGCCGTAAATGTATTTGTGCTATCGCCCTTGGGTTTGCTGAAACGACGGTATCAGTTTGAACAGGGAAAAATGGTGGCGGTTTATCCTTCGTTTTTGCAGATGCGCCAATTCGAACTTCTGGCAGCTACCAATCGCCTGAATGAAGTCGGTGTAAAGCGAATCCGACGTATTGGTCATAGTATGGAGTTTGAACAGGTTCGTCCCTACTCTACTGGCGACGATGTACGAACCATTAACTGGAAAGCGACCTCTCGCCGAAGCGATTCGCAAGGGGCTTCCCTGATGATCAATGCTTTTCAGGATGAGCGTTCACAGCCTATTTACTGCCTGATTGACAAAGGTCGCGTCATGCAATCGCCATTTGATGGATTGACACTGCTTGATTATGCCATCAATGCCAGTCTGGTTTTAAGCAACATTGCGTTGATCAAGCAAGACCGTGCAGGCGTGTTGACATTCTCCGATCACATCGGCCAGCTATTACCTGCCGAGCGCCGAACCGGGCAAATGTTGAAAATTCTGGAGTTGCTTTATCGCCAGAAAACCCGCTTTCTAGAGACGGATTACGAAAGTTTGTATGCCGGTGTCCGGGCGCACATTCGGCAACGGAGTCTGCTACTGTTATTTACAAATTTTGAAACGATGAGCGGCATGCAACGTCAACTGCCCTACCTCCGTCGATTAGCCAAAGATCACCTGTTACTGGTAATTTTCTTTGAGAATACGGAGTTACGCGCGCTCATCGATAAGCCAGCCACTGATACCGAACACATCTACATGAAAACAATCGGAGAGAAATTCTCTTTCGAGAAAAGGCAGATTGTGAAGGAGTTAGGGCAATACGGTATCCAGACGATATTGACGGCACCACAAAATCTGACAGCCAATACGGTTAATAAATACCTGGAATTGAAATCCAGGGGTATGATTTAG
- a CDS encoding Uma2 family endonuclease has protein sequence MQALEKVRLSDKQVMGLETGKLVAVPASWEEFEEFLLETDYNIEYHNGQIIIIGLATFIHELLVSQLIFLLKGFYTGKQIYVAGSNAGIRKEGRKGHYNGDVLVVKGNPVFEGKSRSIITNPYMIVEILSESTFNYDLGAKRRKYEQMDTVQELVFIDPFDREVIVCRRTEQANVWTETAYTVLDELINIDGLQIPLKEVFANLPEGV, from the coding sequence ATGCAGGCTTTAGAGAAAGTACGGCTGAGTGATAAACAGGTGATGGGACTGGAAACAGGAAAGCTAGTTGCTGTACCAGCATCATGGGAAGAATTTGAGGAGTTTCTACTGGAAACTGATTACAATATTGAGTATCATAATGGTCAGATTATCATAATAGGATTAGCTACGTTTATCCACGAGCTTTTAGTTAGCCAATTAATTTTTTTGTTAAAAGGGTTTTATACAGGTAAACAAATTTATGTCGCTGGCAGTAATGCTGGTATTCGAAAGGAGGGTCGGAAAGGACACTACAATGGCGATGTACTGGTTGTAAAGGGTAATCCGGTTTTTGAAGGAAAATCTCGATCCATTATTACAAATCCATATATGATCGTTGAAATTCTTTCTGAATCAACATTTAACTATGATTTAGGAGCTAAGCGACGAAAATATGAACAAATGGATACAGTACAGGAGCTTGTATTCATTGATCCATTTGACCGTGAAGTGATCGTTTGCCGACGTACCGAACAGGCAAATGTTTGGACTGAAACGGCTTATACCGTACTTGATGAATTAATTAATATTGATGGTTTGCAGATACCTCTAAAAGAGGTTTTTGCCAATTTGCCTGAAGGAGTATAG
- the tatC gene encoding twin-arginine translocase subunit TatC has translation MPLDQLTDEEIESEEGKEMSFLDHLEELRWHIIRAVGSIFVFALIAFVYIEDIFRIVIMGPKNPDFWTYRMMCKLSEISGYTDLCVTKLNFELQALGVSDQFTMALTSSAIIGLCFAFPYAFWELWRFIKPGLRNVEKEAARGAVFFVSLLFLLGLFFGYFIVSPLAINFLANYQITPDIKNQFDITSYIGILVTLSLGCALIFQMPMIAYVLSKVGILTPKFMREYRKHAWIVILVVAGIITPSPDIYSQVLVALPLAMLYEVSIIVSGRIEKARLKAQRELMNS, from the coding sequence ATGCCACTCGACCAACTGACTGACGAAGAGATAGAATCTGAAGAAGGCAAGGAAATGTCCTTTTTGGATCATCTGGAAGAACTCCGCTGGCACATCATCCGCGCCGTTGGGTCTATTTTTGTGTTCGCCCTGATTGCATTCGTCTATATCGAAGATATATTCCGGATCGTGATTATGGGTCCCAAAAATCCTGATTTTTGGACGTATCGCATGATGTGTAAACTGTCAGAAATTTCTGGCTATACAGACCTATGCGTTACAAAGCTCAATTTTGAACTTCAGGCGTTGGGCGTTTCCGATCAGTTCACGATGGCGTTGACCTCATCGGCCATTATCGGCTTATGTTTTGCATTTCCCTATGCTTTCTGGGAATTATGGCGGTTTATCAAGCCCGGTTTACGTAATGTTGAAAAGGAAGCCGCCCGTGGGGCTGTTTTCTTTGTGTCGCTGCTATTTTTGCTCGGCCTTTTCTTCGGTTATTTCATTGTATCGCCGTTGGCAATCAACTTTTTAGCGAATTATCAGATTACTCCTGATATCAAAAACCAATTTGACATTACCTCTTACATTGGTATTCTGGTTACGCTGTCGTTGGGTTGTGCGTTGATTTTCCAAATGCCGATGATTGCGTACGTGTTATCGAAAGTAGGTATCCTGACGCCGAAGTTCATGCGCGAATACCGGAAGCATGCCTGGATTGTGATTCTGGTGGTGGCTGGTATCATTACACCTTCGCCCGATATTTACAGTCAGGTTCTGGTTGCCTTGCCGCTAGCCATGTTGTATGAAGTTAGTATCATCGTGTCGGGCCGAATTGAGAAAGCCCGCTTGAAGGCACAGCGCGAGTTGATGAATTCGTAA
- the glyA gene encoding serine hydroxymethyltransferase: MTTVTNTTRDSQVFDLIAKEQHRQESGIELIASENFVSPAVMEAAGSVLTNKYAEGLPGKRYYGGCEVVDQVEQIAINRAKELFGATWVNVQPHSGANANTAVFLACLQPGDTILGFNLSHGGHLTHGSPVNISGKYFRPTFYGVEQETGVINYDVVEETAKRERPKVLICGASAYSRDWDYARLRAIADEVGALLLADVSHPAGLIAKGLLNDPLAHAHIVTTTTHKTLRGTRGGIIMMRNDFENPYGIKTPKGETRLMSSLLDSGVFPGTQGGPLEHIIAAKAVAFGEALSDDFYDYAVQVKANAQAMANSFLNLGYKIISGGTDNHLMLIDLRSKGLTGKLAENTLIKADITINKNMVPFDDKSPMVTSGMRVGTAAMTTRGLKESDMERIVVYIDKVLMNHDNESVLSTVKEEINEWMKAFPLYKS, from the coding sequence ATGACGACCGTCACCAATACCACCCGCGATTCGCAGGTGTTCGACCTGATTGCTAAAGAACAACACCGGCAGGAGTCGGGTATTGAATTGATCGCTTCCGAAAATTTTGTGTCGCCTGCCGTGATGGAAGCCGCTGGAAGTGTTCTGACTAATAAATATGCTGAAGGACTACCTGGCAAACGGTATTATGGTGGCTGTGAAGTAGTTGATCAGGTTGAGCAAATCGCGATCAACCGGGCAAAAGAACTCTTTGGGGCTACCTGGGTTAACGTTCAGCCACACTCTGGTGCCAATGCGAACACGGCGGTATTCCTGGCTTGTTTGCAACCTGGCGATACCATTCTGGGATTTAACCTGTCGCATGGTGGTCACTTAACGCACGGTTCGCCGGTCAATATTTCGGGTAAATATTTCCGTCCGACATTCTACGGTGTTGAGCAGGAAACAGGCGTTATCAATTACGATGTTGTTGAAGAAACCGCTAAACGCGAACGGCCTAAAGTACTTATCTGTGGAGCTTCGGCTTATAGCCGCGATTGGGATTATGCCCGGCTTCGCGCTATTGCCGATGAAGTAGGTGCTCTTTTATTAGCGGACGTATCCCACCCAGCAGGTCTGATCGCTAAAGGTTTATTGAATGATCCATTAGCGCATGCGCATATCGTGACAACGACTACGCACAAAACGCTGCGCGGTACACGGGGCGGCATTATCATGATGCGGAATGATTTCGAGAACCCATACGGTATTAAAACTCCAAAAGGTGAAACGCGTTTGATGTCCTCACTGCTGGATTCAGGTGTATTCCCTGGAACGCAGGGTGGTCCATTGGAGCACATTATTGCTGCAAAAGCAGTTGCGTTTGGCGAAGCGTTAAGCGACGATTTCTACGATTACGCTGTTCAGGTAAAAGCTAACGCACAAGCCATGGCCAATTCATTCCTGAATCTGGGCTACAAAATCATTTCGGGTGGTACGGATAACCACCTGATGTTGATTGACCTGCGTTCGAAAGGTTTGACGGGTAAATTGGCCGAAAATACGCTTATTAAGGCAGATATCACGATCAATAAAAACATGGTTCCGTTTGACGATAAATCGCCGATGGTAACTTCGGGTATGCGCGTTGGAACGGCCGCTATGACGACTCGTGGCCTGAAAGAATCGGACATGGAACGAATTGTCGTATATATCGACAAGGTGCTGATGAATCACGACAACGAAAGCGTACTCTCGACCGTTAAAGAAGAAATTAACGAGTGGATGAAAGCGTTTCCGCTCTATAAAAGTTAA
- a CDS encoding YXWGXW repeat-containing protein, with amino-acid sequence MKTMKNRSKVWVLAALLLPALMSGCATTATTTVQGPPPARVEVIPAAPSARHIWIPGHYVRRGRNYVWVNGFYKVAPPRYNAWAAGHWQQTRRGPVWVEGHWR; translated from the coding sequence ATGAAAACTATGAAAAATCGATCGAAAGTATGGGTGCTGGCGGCATTGCTGTTGCCCGCTCTTATGTCAGGTTGTGCTACTACAGCAACAACTACCGTACAGGGTCCTCCACCCGCTCGTGTTGAAGTAATTCCTGCCGCACCATCGGCTCGACATATCTGGATTCCTGGCCATTACGTACGCAGAGGTCGTAATTATGTATGGGTTAATGGATTTTATAAAGTAGCTCCCCCTCGTTACAATGCCTGGGCAGCTGGACACTGGCAGCAAACCCGCCGAGGCCCCGTTTGGGTTGAAGGCCACTGGCGATAA
- a CDS encoding AraC family transcriptional regulator translates to MKALFEKVMISEQSSALIRRFQLPYFDAPWHYHPEYELTYIISGYGRRFVGDHVESFQAGDLVLLGPDLPHFWRNDEEFYQNKPDLRAESVVVQFPAAFDERLLAAMPEAEAVRQLLHRARYGLHFSPASSQSVALLMVQLTEQTGLTQMLSLLAILNQLAADQEAQLLASDSYQLAPGAAETERMKRVLEFMLLNFREEIRIEQIASVAGMAPAAFCRYFKNRTRKTFVEYLNELRIGHARKLLMNVDISIGQIGLECGYNNSSHFHRQFKLNTGMTPFQYQAVAKGK, encoded by the coding sequence GTGAAAGCACTTTTCGAAAAAGTAATGATTAGTGAGCAGAGCTCGGCACTAATCAGGCGATTTCAGTTGCCATACTTCGATGCGCCTTGGCATTACCATCCCGAATACGAGTTGACGTATATTATTAGCGGCTATGGCCGGCGTTTTGTGGGCGACCATGTTGAGTCCTTTCAGGCGGGCGATCTTGTGTTGCTTGGGCCAGATTTGCCACATTTCTGGCGAAATGATGAGGAGTTTTACCAAAATAAGCCAGATTTACGAGCAGAGTCGGTGGTGGTACAGTTTCCCGCTGCTTTTGATGAGCGATTGCTGGCAGCTATGCCCGAAGCAGAGGCTGTACGTCAATTACTTCACCGGGCGCGTTATGGTCTGCATTTTAGTCCGGCTAGTAGCCAGTCAGTAGCTTTGTTGATGGTGCAGTTGACTGAACAAACCGGATTGACGCAGATGTTAAGTTTGCTGGCTATTTTAAACCAACTAGCTGCAGATCAGGAAGCCCAGCTATTGGCCAGCGACAGCTATCAACTGGCTCCCGGTGCCGCTGAAACCGAGCGGATGAAGCGAGTACTGGAGTTTATGCTGCTCAATTTTCGGGAAGAAATTCGTATTGAACAGATCGCATCAGTAGCGGGGATGGCTCCGGCCGCTTTTTGCCGCTATTTCAAAAATCGCACCCGAAAAACGTTTGTCGAATATCTCAACGAACTTCGGATTGGTCATGCCCGCAAACTGTTAATGAATGTCGATATTAGTATTGGGCAGATTGGCCTGGAGTGCGGTTATAATAACAGTTCCCATTTTCACCGACAGTTCAAACTCAACACGGGCATGACGCCCTTTCAATATCAAGCTGTGGCGAAGGGGAAATGA
- a CDS encoding phytanoyl-CoA dioxygenase family protein, translating into MEATIDKETLLNELDAYYTVSPEAIDFYRQHGYVKLKHVLSPDALAYYGDIITDLVFRLNTLIKPMEERTTYERAFLQIMNLWREDEQAKEFVFSKRLAKIAADLMGGEGVRLYHDQALYKEPSGGITPWHADQFYWPLASPNTVTVWIPLQDTPMEMGPLAFAEGSQHVEIGRDIEISDDSEKILSDTLQKLNFNVHDTPFELGEVSYHAGWTFHRAGPNVSDRPRKVMTMIYMDKDQVVMQPRNEYQVADHATWLNNAPVGTNPQSEINPVLFSY; encoded by the coding sequence ATGGAAGCTACGATCGATAAAGAAACTCTACTCAACGAACTGGACGCCTATTATACAGTTAGTCCCGAAGCCATCGATTTCTATCGTCAACATGGCTATGTAAAACTCAAGCATGTCCTGAGTCCAGACGCGCTGGCCTATTACGGCGATATTATTACGGATCTGGTTTTTCGACTCAATACGCTCATCAAACCAATGGAGGAGCGCACCACCTATGAGCGGGCGTTTTTGCAGATCATGAATCTCTGGCGAGAAGATGAGCAAGCGAAAGAGTTCGTTTTCTCGAAGCGACTAGCCAAAATCGCAGCCGACCTAATGGGGGGTGAAGGTGTAAGATTATATCACGATCAGGCTTTATACAAAGAACCTTCAGGTGGCATTACCCCCTGGCACGCCGACCAGTTTTACTGGCCGCTTGCTTCGCCGAACACAGTTACCGTCTGGATTCCGTTGCAGGATACACCGATGGAAATGGGACCTCTTGCCTTTGCCGAAGGAAGCCAGCATGTTGAAATTGGCCGCGATATTGAAATCAGTGATGACAGTGAAAAAATCCTATCTGATACTTTACAAAAATTAAATTTCAACGTTCACGATACGCCATTTGAGTTAGGCGAAGTGAGTTATCATGCGGGTTGGACATTCCACCGCGCCGGGCCTAATGTATCCGATCGTCCACGCAAGGTGATGACCATGATTTATATGGATAAAGATCAGGTTGTGATGCAGCCTCGCAATGAATATCAGGTTGCTGATCATGCCACCTGGCTCAATAATGCGCCCGTTGGAACTAATCCGCAAAGCGAGATAAATCCAGTTTTGTTTAGTTATTAG
- a CDS encoding protein-disulfide reductase DsbD family protein yields MKSILALAVWLLLPLATFAQILKPVTWSYKPAKTTAKVGEVIELRFTANVQTGYHIYSSDVNPKIDGPLPTVIKLNPNKSFELVGKVKPVSKVETKYEEVFEGDTYVMHGAAQFSQRIKILSDKPIIEGNVDYQVCTDKDGQCIPGNEDFAITGLVVSAPTTATTAVASTPTEASAVTKPTSETEVAAATPAPALTATEAVKAEEPTVKEAVKIPDLSVEGTKNTPQDSLGGFLLAAFLSGLVALLTPCVFPIIPATVSFFTNQQGGMWKAFLYGAFIIGIYVLIGTVVSRFNGPAFANFVSTHWLPNLIFFATFFIFGLSFLGLFEIVLPNSLINNADARSEKGGIAGIFFMAFTLVLVSFSCTGPIVGSLLVASAGGEVVKPILGMAAFSSAFAIPFTLFAAFPQWMKSLPRSGGWLNSVKVVLGFIELALALKFLSIADQVYHWHLLDREVFLAIWIVIFALVGFYFLGKLRLPHDSEVKFISVQKLLLAIATFSFVVYMIPGLWGAPLKALSGYLPPETSQDFNLHGKFSNGAQQSPGLAGSGPIRHADLFHLPHGLQGFFDYKQALAYSKKVNKPVFIDFTGHGCVNCREMEARVWSDPAVLSRLQNDFVVLALYVDDKTDLPEAEWYTSTYDQKVKKTIGSQNADLQITKYNNNAQPHYCLVNSDGKLLVAPKNYDRDIANFVAFLDSGKAKF; encoded by the coding sequence ATGAAATCAATTCTTGCGCTTGCGGTGTGGCTCTTGCTACCCCTAGCTACGTTTGCCCAGATTCTAAAACCAGTCACCTGGAGCTACAAACCAGCCAAAACTACTGCCAAAGTTGGCGAGGTCATTGAGTTACGTTTTACGGCCAATGTCCAAACCGGTTACCACATTTATTCCTCGGATGTTAACCCGAAAATTGATGGGCCTCTCCCAACAGTCATTAAGCTTAACCCCAACAAAAGCTTCGAACTGGTTGGAAAGGTAAAGCCAGTGAGTAAAGTCGAAACCAAATACGAAGAGGTATTTGAGGGCGATACGTATGTAATGCATGGCGCAGCTCAATTCTCGCAACGCATTAAAATTCTTAGCGATAAGCCTATTATTGAAGGTAATGTCGACTATCAGGTTTGTACAGACAAAGACGGCCAGTGCATTCCAGGAAACGAGGATTTCGCCATTACAGGCTTGGTTGTTAGTGCGCCAACTACTGCTACAACCGCTGTAGCATCAACGCCAACCGAGGCCTCAGCAGTTACCAAACCAACCTCCGAAACAGAAGTTGCGGCTGCTACCCCAGCCCCTGCCCTGACAGCGACAGAAGCCGTTAAAGCTGAAGAACCTACGGTTAAGGAAGCCGTTAAAATCCCGGACTTGTCGGTGGAAGGCACAAAAAATACGCCCCAGGATTCTCTAGGAGGCTTTTTACTGGCCGCTTTCCTATCGGGGTTGGTCGCGTTGCTTACTCCTTGCGTATTCCCGATTATTCCGGCTACAGTGAGTTTCTTTACGAATCAGCAAGGCGGCATGTGGAAAGCCTTTCTATACGGTGCCTTTATCATTGGTATTTACGTGCTGATTGGCACCGTGGTCTCTCGATTCAACGGCCCAGCTTTTGCTAATTTTGTTAGTACACACTGGCTGCCGAACCTTATTTTCTTTGCGACTTTCTTCATTTTCGGTCTTTCCTTCCTGGGCCTTTTTGAAATTGTCCTACCGAACTCGCTCATTAATAATGCCGATGCCCGTTCGGAGAAGGGTGGTATTGCCGGGATTTTCTTCATGGCTTTTACGTTGGTTCTTGTGTCGTTTTCGTGCACCGGGCCAATTGTCGGTAGCTTGCTGGTTGCATCGGCAGGTGGTGAAGTGGTGAAGCCCATTTTGGGAATGGCTGCATTTTCGTCGGCCTTCGCCATACCCTTTACGCTGTTTGCCGCCTTTCCACAATGGATGAAAAGTCTACCTCGTTCGGGTGGCTGGCTCAACTCCGTGAAAGTCGTTCTGGGCTTTATTGAATTGGCGCTTGCCCTTAAATTCCTGAGCATTGCCGATCAGGTTTACCATTGGCATTTACTCGACCGGGAAGTTTTCCTGGCGATCTGGATTGTCATTTTCGCACTGGTTGGATTTTATTTCTTGGGAAAACTTCGCCTGCCACACGATAGCGAGGTCAAGTTTATTAGTGTCCAGAAACTCCTGTTAGCCATCGCGACGTTCTCATTTGTGGTCTACATGATTCCTGGTTTATGGGGTGCTCCGTTGAAAGCATTATCGGGCTATTTACCCCCCGAAACATCACAGGATTTCAATTTGCACGGCAAATTTTCTAACGGTGCTCAACAGTCACCAGGACTAGCAGGAAGCGGCCCCATCCGACATGCCGATCTGTTTCACCTGCCACACGGCTTACAAGGATTTTTCGATTACAAACAGGCATTAGCCTATTCGAAGAAAGTAAACAAGCCTGTGTTTATTGATTTTACCGGACATGGTTGTGTAAACTGCCGGGAAATGGAAGCCCGTGTTTGGTCGGACCCCGCCGTATTGTCGCGACTTCAGAATGATTTTGTGGTACTAGCTCTCTACGTTGACGACAAAACCGATCTTCCTGAAGCCGAATGGTATACCTCCACCTACGACCAAAAGGTTAAAAAAACGATTGGTTCCCAAAACGCTGATCTGCAAATCACAAAATACAACAACAACGCCCAACCGCATTACTGCCTGGTAAATAGCGACGGAAAACTGCTGGTAGCCCCTAAAAACTACGACCGTGATATAGCTAACTTCGTCGCGTTTCTGGATTCAGGGAAGGCGAAGTTTTAA
- a CDS encoding fatty acid desaturase has product MAALTDFVRSNTTEPHRIRTRQILKSHPEIKKLIGQKNPNTFWVAAFCVVLMTGMAWLVRDQSWWIVVAAAWFIGAFPAHTLFVCIHEAAHNLIFKKPTANAWAAIFANLPTVFPTALTFKNFHIKHHAFQGVHELDADLPDWYEARLIKNYAIGKAIWLLFYPIFQGIRTLRMKELAVFDKWVIANFIVQITFDVLIVTLFGWKALAFMVLCLFFSVGLHPLGARWAQEHFLTLDPQQETYSYYGPLNGPNLNVGFHNEHHDFPSIPWNKLPEIKKSAPEYYESLKYHTSFVKLFFLFLFDQEISLYSRIVRKERGRVPVSDQSKPDMELVQSQVAPAEAAA; this is encoded by the coding sequence ATGGCAGCATTAACTGATTTTGTTCGGTCGAACACCACCGAACCACACCGAATTCGTACTCGACAAATCCTTAAATCTCACCCCGAAATCAAGAAACTGATCGGTCAGAAAAACCCGAATACGTTTTGGGTGGCTGCCTTTTGTGTAGTTCTGATGACGGGTATGGCCTGGCTCGTTCGTGACCAATCGTGGTGGATTGTAGTTGCGGCTGCCTGGTTTATTGGGGCATTCCCGGCACATACGCTATTCGTTTGTATTCACGAAGCGGCTCATAACCTGATTTTCAAGAAGCCCACAGCTAATGCATGGGCAGCTATTTTTGCAAACCTACCAACTGTATTCCCAACGGCACTAACGTTTAAGAATTTCCATATCAAGCACCATGCTTTTCAGGGGGTTCACGAACTGGATGCCGATTTGCCGGACTGGTATGAGGCTCGGTTAATCAAAAATTACGCTATTGGTAAGGCAATCTGGTTGTTGTTCTATCCTATTTTTCAGGGTATTCGTACGCTGCGGATGAAAGAATTAGCCGTTTTTGATAAATGGGTAATTGCCAATTTTATTGTTCAGATCACATTTGACGTACTGATTGTAACCTTGTTTGGCTGGAAAGCATTGGCTTTCATGGTGCTGTGTCTTTTCTTCTCGGTTGGCCTTCACCCATTGGGTGCGCGCTGGGCTCAGGAGCACTTCTTGACGCTTGACCCACAGCAGGAGACCTACAGCTACTACGGCCCGCTTAATGGCCCTAACTTAAACGTTGGGTTCCACAATGAGCACCACGATTTTCCGTCTATTCCCTGGAATAAGCTACCCGAAATTAAGAAATCGGCTCCCGAGTATTACGAGTCGCTGAAATATCATACATCGTTTGTGAAGCTATTCTTCCTTTTCCTATTCGATCAGGAGATATCACTTTATTCGCGTATTGTTCGTAAAGAGCGTGGCCGTGTCCCCGTTTCCGATCAATCGAAACCCGATATGGAATTAGTACAATCGCAGGTTGCTCCAGCCGAAGCCGCTGCTTAA
- a CDS encoding porin family protein — protein MKRIVLAGVLAFFGLFVTQISVAQVQVGIRGGANAGFASKPDFLGSMMPDFHPTIGPTAALFLDIPLSERVSFRPEIAYVQKGVAIKEGIDLNLGGFNLPIGATIAYQSQQLEVPLLFKFNLSDGPVQPYLIAGPSVSYALDGRIRTRASGLITTKPYDIDVNYGGMLNRWDVSAVGGLGLAFDAGAGKFFIEGRYTNGFTRQIQVPVVNVNVRNRGVAFSLGYSFPIGY, from the coding sequence ATGAAACGAATTGTGCTTGCCGGTGTTCTTGCCTTCTTTGGCTTATTTGTTACCCAAATTTCTGTTGCTCAGGTTCAGGTTGGTATCCGCGGTGGTGCCAATGCTGGGTTTGCCTCAAAACCCGACTTTCTTGGCAGTATGATGCCTGATTTTCATCCGACAATTGGCCCAACAGCGGCTCTTTTCTTAGATATTCCATTGAGTGAGCGCGTCTCATTCCGACCCGAAATCGCTTATGTACAAAAAGGCGTGGCTATTAAAGAAGGTATTGATCTGAATCTTGGCGGATTTAATCTCCCAATAGGAGCTACCATTGCCTATCAATCTCAACAACTTGAAGTGCCCTTGCTCTTTAAATTTAACCTGTCTGATGGCCCCGTTCAACCTTACTTAATTGCAGGGCCTTCTGTAAGTTACGCGCTCGATGGTCGTATTCGGACACGGGCTTCGGGCCTGATTACGACAAAGCCTTACGATATAGACGTCAATTATGGCGGTATGCTGAACCGCTGGGATGTTAGCGCTGTAGGTGGCCTTGGTCTCGCGTTCGATGCGGGTGCTGGTAAGTTCTTTATCGAAGGCCGTTACACAAATGGCTTTACGCGTCAGATTCAAGTACCCGTCGTAAATGTCAATGTTCGGAATCGCGGAGTTGCTTTTTCGTTGGGCTATTCATTCCCAATTGGATATTAG